The Quercus lobata isolate SW786 unplaced genomic scaffold, ValleyOak3.0 Primary Assembly Scq3eQI_164, whole genome shotgun sequence genome has a window encoding:
- the LOC115973690 gene encoding E3 ubiquitin-protein ligase MPSR1-like — MSEPQTQESLSLIVQRISRLVHEAASLGMTHLVVNLECMQCLLIFEVATWLNDDSSTLENRGVRALPASKDSIEAMPRLESLSLKDEHCAVCLEGYERGGEAREMPCKHKFHSSCIESWLKVQGSCPICRFGMPVVEEEGRGQRRKNRVVMVTRGIGGQMDFYEDYMDSDFQILVEEEEVEGEVAIADDSSTQDKRDGNGNMA, encoded by the coding sequence ATGTCTGAACCCCAAACCCAAGAGAGCCTCAGCCTCATTGTCCAACGTATCAGTCGTTTAGTTCATGAAGCAGCGAGCCTGGGCATGACCCATCTGGTGGTAAACCTCGAATGTATGCAATGTCTACTCATATTCGAGGTTGCCACCTGGCTCAACGACGACAGTTCGACGTTGGAGAATCGAGGAGTAAGAGCTTTGCCAGCGTCAAAGGACTCAATCGAGGCCATGCCAAGGTTGGAATCTTTAAGCCTTAAGGATGAGCACTGTGCGGTTTGCTTGGAAGGGTACGAGAGAGGTGGGGAGGCTCGAGAGATGCCTTGCAAGCACAAGTTTCACTCGAGCTGCATCGAGTCATGGCTCAAGGTACAAGGGTCGTGCCCGATTTGTCGATTCGGTATGCCGGTTGTCGAGGAAGAAGGAAGAGGTCAGAGGAGGAAGAATAGGGTGGTTATGGTGACTAGAGGGATAGGTGGCCAAATGGATTTCTATGAAGACTATATGGATTCTGATTTTCAGATTTTggtggaggaagaagaagttgaagGTGAGGTTGCAATTGCTGATGACTCGTCAACACAAGACAAGAGAGATGGCAATGGCAATATGGCATAG
- the LOC115973692 gene encoding serine/threonine-protein phosphatase 7 long form homolog, with amino-acid sequence MAAANAGRIDYTQPGPIDDSVLTQQATHRSEAIWNGRDPGSITCRSRSSEFSKQPPMVDDRVRNIITTVGLEGLLWVPGREIDNGLITALVERWRPETHTFHMPHGEVTITLQDVEVLLGLPVDGDAISGSTQKTWVNVCRDFLGFQLVTQNNHKQLDGQRILINRLLEEVANPLPPDAEEDQLHKYARCYILPLLGDTIFMDKSGDRVHLMWVQQLENLHNPRRYSWGSACLAWLYRELCRASEDTSQIGGCLLLLQYWAWARFPYLCPTVERGPPVGAYGPSVRGPLSLKWLWVPNKKNRPAHIFRDRYREQLASMLPDQVVWQPYEAHFDDLPPWCVAGRAVWTATVPLVCFHLVEKHTPDRVVRQFGMIQEIPRAVNTDRVLHGIDLRGKIGVNWMQKHAAHILEWGYRFDRRCEAVLGDMPPEHEYHDWFKRVTRRFIDRPGAVVTLLIEGYVRLLRRHPVGTEDHNDITEVLTAVQAMTRVQPPIPEAPIEEAAMPTGPSTSTAPAGCQSRPPVATPQLLPTPDPCASTPHASASPTIPSSIPHPSPTVTIPSPNPHSAPTATIPSPSPHPAPTPTIPSPTHHPSPCPTIPPPTPLPCSGSDVRPPTPQSFLQLSPIPSFDLG; translated from the exons aTGGCTGCTGCAAATGCTGGACGCATTGACTATACACAGCCTGGACCCATTGACGACTCGGTGTTGACACAGCAGGCGACGCATCGGTCCGAAGCTATTTGGAATGGGCGG GATCCAGGGTCCATTACTTGCCGTAGTCGTAGTTCAGAGTTCTCCAAGCAACCTCCAATGGTGGACGACCGAGTGAGGAACATCATCACCACAGTTGGTTTGGAGGGACTCCTGTGGGTCCCAGGTAGAGAGATTGACAATGGCCTGATAACGGCCTTAGTGGAGCGATGGCGGCCCGAGACTCACACCTTTCACATGCCACATGGTGAGGTGACCATCACATTGCAGGATGTGGAGGTTCTTCTCGGGCTTCCTGTTGATGGTGACGCTATATCAGGGAGCACACAAAAAACTTGGGTGAATGTGTGCCGGGACTTCCTTGGTTTTCAACTTGTAACTCAAAATAACCATAAGCAACTTGATGGGCAGAGGATTCTCATCAACCGCCTTTTGGAGGAAGTTGCTAACCCATTGCCGCCTGATGCTGAAGAGGATCAGCTGCATAAGTACGCACGATGCTACATCCTACCGCTATTGGGGGACACAATATTCATGGACAAATCCGGCGATAGGGTGCATCTAATGTGGGTGCAGCAGTTGGAAAACCTTCACAATCCACGGAGGTACAGTTGGGGAAGTGCTTGCCTTGCATGGTTGTATCGAGAGCTATGCAGGGCAAGCGAGGACACCAGTCAGATTGGTGGGTGCTTGCTGTTGCTCCAGTACTGGGCATGGGCCAGGTTCCCCTATTTGTGCCCGACAGTTGAGCGAGGCCCGCCAGTGGGTGCTTACGGTCCTTCAGTACGTGGTCCACTATCCCTGAA GTGGTTGTGggtcccaaacaagaaaaataggcCCGCCCACATCTTCAGGGACAGGTATCGCGAGCAACTAGCTTCCATGTTGCCAGACCAG GTGGTGTGGCAGCCATATGAAGCTCATTTTGACGACCTCCCGCCCTGGTGTGTTGCAGGGAGGGCCGTATGGACGGCAACGGTGCCGCTTGTATGTTTCCACCTAGTAGAGAAACATACACCGGATCGTGTTGTTCGTCAATTCGGGATGATCCAAGAAATTCCCCGCGCTGTTAACACTGACAGAGTGCTTCATGGCATTGATTTGAGGGGGAAGATCGGTGTTAATTGGATGCAGAAGCATGCTGCGCATATCCTTGAGTGGGGTTATCGCTTTGATCGGCGTTGTGAAGCTGTGCTTGGTGATATGCCTCCAGAGCACGAGTACCATGACTGGTTCAAAAGGGTGACTCGGAGGTTCATCGATAGGCCTGGTGCTGTAGTGACTCTGCTG ATTGAAGGATACGTCCGTTTATTGAGGCGTCATCCAGTGGGCACGGAGGACCACAACGACATTACTGAGGTGTTGACGGCAGTACAGGCGATGACACGTGTCCAACCTCCTATCCCTGAGGCCCCGATTGAGGAGGCAGCTATGCCTACCGGCCCAAGCACGAGCACAGCTCCGGCCGGATGTCAATCCCGTCCGCCTGTTGCTACCCCTCAGCTTCTCCCTACCCCCGATCCCTGTGCATCCACCCCACATGCATCCGCCagccccaccatcccttcaTCCATCCCACATCCATCCCCTACCGTCACCATCCCTTCACCCAACCCACATTCAGCTCCTACTgccaccatcccttcacctaGCCCACATCCAGCCCCTAcgcccaccatcccttcacctaCCCACCATCCGTCTCCTTGCCCCACCATCCCTCCACCCACCCCACTTCCTTGTTCTGGGTCTGACGTCCGTCCACCCACCCCACAGTCATTTCTTCAGCTATCACCGATTCCATCCTTTGACCTGG GCTGA
- the LOC115973691 gene encoding HMG1/2-like protein: MGETVVTDTLLLFPFSVNAIFSGYNTAFFFFLFGRKKSSSTVPKAKKAKTDKKSKDPNAPKRPQTAFFLFMDDFRKTYKEENPDSKGGKEVAKEGGEKWKSLDRKREKYS, from the exons ATGGGAGAGACTGTAGTG aCAGatactcttcttctcttccctttCTCTGTCAATGCAATCTTTTCTGGGTATAacactgctttttttttttttttgtttggcagGAAGAAATCAAGTTCAACAGTGCCGAAggcaaagaaagcaaaaactgACAAGAAGTCTAAGGATCCAAATGCCCCCAAGCGCCCACAAACtgccttctttctcttcat GGATGACTTTAGGAAGacttataaagaagaaaatcccGATTCGAAGGGTGGTAAAGAG GTAGCAAAGGAGGGTGGTGAGAAGTGGAAATCTCTagacagaaagagagaaaaatattcctAG